The Pollutimonas sp. M17 sequence ACGCCTTCCTGCCACGCGCCGCGTTCTGCCGCGCGACATACTCGAATGCCCGGGTGGTGAAATTGGTAGACGCAGGGGACTCAAAATCCCCCGCCGCAAGGCGTGCCGGTTCGATTCCGGCCCCGGGCACCACTCTAAAAATACCAATAAATTCAAGCTTTTAGAGCGGTTTATATTCCCACCCCAAGACTGGGGGATTTTCCAAGTTTGCCAGCCAGGTACAGTTTCGGGCTCTACCCCATGTACGGGGGATGGGCATTCACTAGACACGGTTGATCACACCGTTCCAACCGCACTGAGCCAAGACCCTCATGCGGTAATTCTCAAAATTCCTGAATCCATACGCTCTACGTGAGAGCATCTCCATCTTCGTGTGGAACCTGGAACCCTTCGGTAACTCCATTGGATTTAGTAAAGCGCCACATTCGCACAATGGGCTCCAGCCACGATCGTAACGTAGCGGCCAGCGCCTTGGCCGGACTTTGCTCAAATTAACGGATCAAGGCCGGGAATTTAGACAGCATCTGCTTGGCCCGCTTGGCCTTCAAGCTCTTCATGACCAGAAAGCAAGTGCGCCCATTCTTCACCAGCAGACGGTGTGAACCGGGGTTGGCAAGCGCAGCGCGCAGGCCCTAGGCTGGAAGCCGGGCCGAAGGCGTCAGCCGAGCAAAGCGAGGAAACGATGGAAGCCCGTCAGGGACGAGACTCGCACGCCGAGACTCAATGCGAAGCACGAGAGCGCGACCGGCCGTGTTCCCTGGCCGAGGACGCTCGGATTTCTAAGAGCAACTTCTTGGTGTCGATATGAGCCGAGGGAACCACTGCTCCTGCGACTTGACGCTACGGCACGAATCTGGTTACACTTTTTCTGCGGTTCAGCCGAACCGCGGGTGAGTTGCTCCCGTCAGTGCACGCACTGGACACCTGTCCGACCTGGCAAAACCAGCTTGAAGTACCCCAGTCTTTTTCCCGGCTTGGTATTGACTCCCGGAAAGCCGAACAACGCGTGCCGTTCTTCTTTGTGCTTTCCATGACGGAGCTCAATCCATGGTAACGCCTACTTCAGGTTCATCGGCCGCCTCGGCCACAACCCCTCCCTATTCCGCTGCTTCGGCGGCCCCCCTGACCGACGAAGCACGCGCCGGTGCACTCTGGACTTTTCTCCAGGCCCGCGCACCACGATTCACTTTTGATCAAGCGCTCGAACTCGTCCGATCGCTGCACGTCGACCCGCGCGAGGATCACAAGACACTTGCCAAACGACTGCGCAAGGAGCTGCAAGAGCGGCGCATCGCGCTCAAGCATGTGAATGCCCTGCATGCTGCAGCCCGGCTAAACGGTCATGCCAGTTGGCACACTGACGACGAGCCAACCGTTGCGCGCCTGCGTTTCGAGGTGTTTGATAGCGGTACGCAGATACAGCAGTTCGAGTTTGCGTCCTGGAGCGAGCTTGCGGTAGCACTGCGCGCTTGGGCCGACAAGCTGTATACCCGTGGCGAGTTGCCATTAGGCGTGCTGACGATGAACTTTACGGGCCGCTCGCTGCGTTTCACGGTTCCCGTGCCCAAGCGAGGTGGAAGCGCGGGCCCAGGCCGCAACGAGCTGTGGCCGGTGGGCGGTGTCACACCGGTAGCTGACGATAACCCAGACTGGCTCACCGAAGCGCCGGCCGCGCTAGAGAAGCTACGCCGACACCTAGAGGAGACCAGCAAGGCCGTGCTGGACGGCTATGCCACGCTTTACCTGTGCGCCAATTCTCACGACCGGGCGGGCGACGTCAACGCCGTGACCGCCGGCGACGTCGTGAATTCGGAACTGGTGCTGCTGCGAGAGCCGGATGAAGACGATCCACACAGCGGCTACGAAATCGCTCGTGGCGACGAGTTGACCTGCTGGCACCAGTTGGAGCTGTCGCTGCGCCACGACCGGACTGAGCGCAAGCCAGCATCTATCGATGTGCGCATCCCACAAGAGGGGGTGGGCGCGTGGTTCGTCAATGGCGCGCGCTATGTGTGGGCGCTCGACACACTAAAGCCTAGCGAATTCGTGCCAGGCCACATCAGCCGTCAACTCAGTATCTCGGATTGTGAGCGGCTGCTGCGTCGCTACAGGCTCGCTCGGCGCATCCATGACGGCGGCTTCCGCTACCACGACATGACCAAGCACGTCGACTATCTGGGAGAGGTGCCGGAGACGTGGCGTATCAACCTGCATCGGTTGCTGCATATCCTGAATGAGGCCGGCCTGACCTGGGAAGGCTACATTGAGAAGTTCGGCTCCGAGCCGCTGCCGATGAAAGCTGACCTGCCAGTGGGCTTTGTGATGCAGATGCTAAAGGATCTGGAGGTCGAAGAGCCAAACAAGGTGTTTGCTTGGCCAACGCTGGCCGAAATGGCGCCTGTCACGGATGACAAGCTGCTCTCCAGCCTATTGCCACGGGTGGACGTCGTGCGCTACGTCACGCCGCAGGACCTGGACGCTCAAACCGCAGCCAACCTACATGAGGCCGTCAACGAGTTCGCCAGCGGGCTGCAGATGCAAAAGATGGCCGCCGCCGGGGGGCTGCCCCTGGAAAACGAACTGCCGTACCTTGTGTACGCCAACGATGCCCAGGAGTTTCGCATGTCTGCGCAAGCCCTGGGCATGCGGCTGTATGTGGCGGTGTCACCGCACCTCATCTCAACCAAGAATCTGCTGCCGGAAGTGCAGGGAGTAAAAATGTGGCCGTGGGCGTTTGCGCACGCACTCCTTGTGCGCTACGAACGTAAAGGAGCGGCACAATGACGCCGACCGCCGAAAACCTGCGCACTCTCCTTGAAGCGCGCGACATTGACGGCTTTCTGACCGCCTTGGACGCCTACCGCCAACAACACCTGGGCGAGCCAGAGGTCACAGCCTTGACCCAACGCGTGTTCCCGCCACTGCTGCGCACTGCATTCCAGGAAGAACGCCTGCTGCCCGCCACCCTAGTTCGGCTCTACCGCATGGTGCGCTCCGGCAGGCTGGTACTCGTCGAGGATGACCTGCTGGTCGCCATCAACTCGCGCATCAACGGCGCGATCCGCGAGGCGGAGCCAGCGACGGATGCTCCAGTGCCCCCCTTGGTCACCGGGGAGGATGTCCGTCCGAAGGCGGTGCAGTGGTCACCCCCCTCGGCACCAAGCGGCCAGCCGCTGGCCGTGACAGAGATGAAGCGAATCGCGGTCGTCAACACCTTCACATTTGGCTCCTGGGCGGCAGCCGACGCATTCGACTTCCGCCGCAACGCCTGCGCCAGCCAGCAGGAGCGTGAGTTCCTGCACGCAGTCCGCCAGTTCTTCCCGTCGCTGCAAGCCTACCCCAACATGCCGTTGAAGAACTTCATCGACATCGGCAAGCTTGAAGCAACCGTTCCCGCGCGAGTCCGCAAATACGCCTGGTTGGCGCAGGTGGATGTCCTGCTGTGCACCACTGACGAAGACCCGGTGGCTGGCATCGAACTGGACTCCCTGCACCATGATACCGAAGAGGCCATTGCGCGCGACGAGATGAAGAATATGCTTTTCGGGCTCGCCGGGCTGCACTTGGTGCGCATCAGGGCCGATGACGAGAGAGCCGTGCGGGCCGAAGATTTCTATGACCTGCTGATGGCCGAGTCCAAGACGCTGGATGCACTCAGGCCCAGGCGCCTGCGGCCAAGAAGGACCCACGACTTCCTGGTGCCTGCGGAGTCGGCTACATGCACAGCGCCTGCAAACATGGCACGGAGATAGGCATGGAAACAGGAAACTCCCCGTTGCAGCATGAGATCGACCACCGCCTTCGGCCCGCCAAGCGGCGGGCGCAGGCGAGACCCGTTCCACGTGAGTCGCTTGCTCTCGACAAACCCGAGATCAAGGAGGTGATGGAACCGAGACAGGCAGGCAGCCGATGGTGTCATTCCTGCTCCCGGAGCTTCTGCCTTTGCCCTGAGCAGGAAGCGCGCCGCGCCCGCGATCGCGAGGCGGCGCGCAAGACGGATTCAGCGCTTCAGTCCGCAGCCGGTTCGATCATTGCCTGCAAGTGGTCGATTACCTCGGGTTCGACGAAAACGAATGGTTGTTGAGCCGAAATCGGTACATTGAAGACTTTGGCAAACACTTCGCGCCTCAGGTGTGCCAACCAGCCTGTGCGATACGCTTGCTCAGGATCGATCCTGCCCAAGGACGGCACGCCGCTACGCTGCGGGCCGCATTCGACCAGGGCGATGAAACCCTCCTCGAACATACGCCCGTGTTCGGGGCACAGGCCCCAGCCCGTGACTGTGTGGCGCACCATACTCTGGCGCAGACGCTTGTCCAGCAAAATGTTGCCCGTGTCATACGGGCTGCCGCACGCCAGGCATACGCGCCGCTCCTATGAAACGTGGGATTTGTCGTTCATGACCTTCTCCGGTTGCTGGGCGGAATTGCCCGAGAACCGAAGGGGCACGGCGCGGCGGACGCAATCACAGAGTCGCAGACGGCCGCCAGGCCGCAAGCGCAAAATGCGCGCCGCCCTTGAAAAACATCGGTGACGAGTTTTCAAAGACACCGCTTGACGCCTTCGGTCTGATTGCAAAGGAAGGCCGAAAATACAGTTTTACTTGTGTACTAGCAACGCAACGGCCTCGCGATATTCCAGAGGATGTGCTGAGCCAAATGGGTATGTTCATCGTACATAGATTAATCAATGGCCGCGACAGGAATGTTGTCGAGAAGGCTTGTGGAAATTTGGATGCGTCCGCTGCGGCATTTCTCCCAACATTGGGGCAAGGCGAGGCCATTGTTGTCGGTGTTGATTCGCCCATGCCTTTGCCAGTTGTGATTCGACGCCCTACGACTCCCCCCCCCAGTCTAGAGGAGCTGATTACGAGAACCTCTGAAATGCACAACTGGCATAAGTGTGGCCTGGCATATTGGATTAAGAATTCCCTTCGTGAGCTTCTAATCCCCACCGTGAACGCTTCCAGCATGTTCGGGGCCAGCATCTCGCCATCGACAGGCTTATCCGCCATTGGCTCGGTATCCTCCGGAACGTCCTGGCCTGCGTTTTCTCCGGCGTGGTTCCCGGATCTTCGACCTGGAAGATGGTGGATATCCAGACGGTGCCATCGAGCGACTACCTCACACGTAGATAGTCAAGGTTCTATTGTTGCTAATCCAAAAGCCATAAGCCCGTCGGAATCGGATATTAGGTAATAACCCATCGGTTGATGTAAGAGCTGTTTCGCCGCGTCTTGTATAAGCCATCGCAAACTTGTACCCCGGCTTGTACCCTAGCACTCACCTAATCTACTTTTTTATTTATCAATCAATCGTTAGGTACTTGACAAATATTAACGAAAAAATCATCGAAACCAACGGTCGCCATATTCAGCTACCCATAGATCAACCGCTGAAGAATATGGATTATGCCTACACCAGACCGTTTATAGCACTCAAGGGCTAACTAGCTACCGCGCAACTTATAACGCCGAAAGCTAGAACACGGAAGCGTCCGGCTTTTCCCCGATACCTAGCAAACGGAATCCGAATTGAAAACTGGCTGATCTTCAAATAGCTGCTAGCGGAATATCAGCCTGTACTGGTATCCGCAAGCAGCCAACAAAGAAGTATCAACCATCCAACAAAACAGACAAAATCACTCAACCGCCCGCCCCGATGTAGCACCCTGACACTTATCCAACACCCCCATCAACCCAACCTCACGAGCAACTTCAGCTAAATCACTCCATGTATCCTCAGGCAAGCGCAACCCCTCACGCAAATGCCGTTCAGCCGCAAGGGCCTCCATCTCTCCGGGATAAAAGATTTCATCAAACCCCTGGGCCAGAGGCTGGGCTTTGATTTCGGTGATGAAGCGCTCCATGCGTGCGTCGAACTCTGCGCGATCCATAAATGCCTCGATGTCGTAGACCGTCAGGAAATGCCCCACCCCACTGCGCTTGTCATAGTGATAGGGGCCGTTAACCCCACTAAGAAACTGCGCTCCCGACAGGACGCCGGCCAGAACGTCCATCAACGCCGCAATGGCGTAGCCTTTATGATGCGCCATCGGCAGAATGATGCCATTGATAGCCGCCTCGGGGTCTGTTGTCGGTGCGCCATCCGCATCCAGGGCCCAACCCAATGGAATCGGTTCACGGCGTTGCCTGGCCAGGTAAATCTTGCCTCGGGCGACTCCCGTGTTGGCCATATCCAGCATGATGGGAGGCCGGCCGGCAGCCGGTGCTGCGATGGACCATGGGTTAGTGCCGATGATCTTTCGCTTCGCTCCACCCCAAGGCGCCATCGCAGGCCCTCCATTGCTGGTCAGGAAAGCAATGCATCCGGCTTCCGTCGCCATGCGGGTGTAGTACATCAGTGTGCCGAAATGGTTGGAGTTCCGGACGGTCACCGCTGCGACACCATGCGCCTTGGCCTTTTCAATCGCCAGGTCCATGGCGTGCTTGGCGACAACCTGCCCGACTCCGTCCTGGGCATCGAGCACCGCAACGGCACCCTTGCTTCGAACCACCTCGATACGCGTAGATTGACTCATCGAACCGCGCCTCAATCGCTCCCAATACCATGGCATACGCAGCACCCCATGCGATTGATGATTCCATAAGTCAGCCTGTACCAGCGACTTCGCTATGAGTGCCGCGTCCGTATCGGACAATCCGGCATCGGCGTAGACATCATGCACAAAGTGTTCCAGGGCATGGGAATTGACGAGAATGTGCGCGCTCATGGTGTACTTTGATCATCTAAGTTAAAGAAGAGGACGCAAGGCGTCCAGCCGTGGCAGGCCATCATGTGTTCGCCCCAGCGGCTTGTATTCGCAACCGACCCAGCCGTCATAGCCGGATTCTTTAAGAGCGCCGAAGAAGGCGCCAAAATCAATGTGGCCGGTCCCTGGCTCATTGCGGCCCGGAGCATCGGCGATCTGTACATGCCCGACACGGCCCGCCCAATTTCGCACAAGTGACGGCGGGTCTCCCGTAAGAATTTGCGCATGGTAAGCATCGAGCAACAGCCGGACCTCTGGCAGTCTCTCTCTGACTTGTGCAGCCAAGTCGTAAGTGCACATTGCGTACCCTGGCACGGTGGCCGCGCTAATCACTTCGATCAAGACGCTCAATCCATTTGCGCTCGCCATTTCCAATGCAAGCTCAAGGTTGCGCAAGTAGACATCCATGGTCGCCGCATCGGACAAGGAGACGCCGGCACCCGCCATGGGATGAATCATAGTGGCGCCAAGCGCTTTGGCATACAGCACGGCCGACTCAAGGCCACGCAAGTATTCGTCCTGCCTGCCCGGCAGTGCTGCAAGGCCCTTTTCGCCTTTGGCGCCATCGCCCGTGGGCAGAGTGACCTGTACCCAACGCAGGCCAAGCTCGCGCGTCCGGGCCGCCAGTTCGTGTGCATCGAAGCCGTAGATGGCGGGCCACTCGACCGCTTCGAATCCGGCGTTGGCAGCCATCTTCAACCGCTCCAGGCCCTGATACTCGGTGAACTGGTATCCCAGATGGGCGCAAAGCTTCATGCTTGCACCTTGATATCCAATGCCTTGATCGCTTTGGAGAACCGCTCTATCTCGGCATCTACGAAACGCGCCGCGTCGGCACGCCCGCCCGAGAACGGCACTGCCGCTACGCTGGCCAGCCTTTGGCGCACATCAGGGTCGGATACCGCCCGCTGTAAAGCCGCCGAAATGCGGTCCAGGACGTCGGCCGGCGTACCGGCTGGCGCATGCATGCCATTCCATTCGTAAACTTCCACCCCCTTGATGCCTGATTCCGCCAGGGTAGGAACATCGGGAAACGCTGCCGAACGCTCGGCGCTGGTCACGGCCAAGGCACGCAGCTTGCCCGCCTTGACATGGGGCAACGCCGCGGCGGCATTGCAAAGGTACACAGGCACCTGCCCCGCGATGACATCGACAAATGCCGGGCCCGCGCCTCGGTAAGGCACGTGAGTCATGGTAATGCCGCTGGATTTCATGAACATGGAGGTGGCAATGTGCATCAGGGAACCAGCCCCCGAAGAGGCGTAGAACATGGTTTGTGGTTTGGCCTTCGCGACCTTGATCAGTTCGGCAACGCTTTTTGCCGGAAACGCCGGGTGTACGACCAAAACGAGGGGAACGCGCGCAATCACGCCGACAGTTTCGAAAGAGCGGCTCGAATACGGCAGCTTAGGATACAAGGCCAAATTGATGGCGAACGAGGACGCATCGATCAGGACGGTGTATCCATCTGGCGCGCTGCGCGCCACTGCCGATGCGGCGATTTGCCCTGCCACTCCCGGCCTGTTGTCGGTAATGACCGATTGGCCAAGCGATGCGGACATCTCGGGGCCAACAAGCCTGGCCATAAGATCCGCCCCGCCTCCTGGCGGGTAACCCACAATGATGGTGACGGCTCGGCTAGGCCAGCGCGTTTCGGCCCTGGCGGGAAGCAGCGTGGCAATGGCTGACGATCCCATCAGGGCAAGTGCTGCTCGACGTGTGAGGTTTCGCATGTTGTCTCCGTTTGTCTAGTGTCATCGCAGTGTGGGTAGGCGGCTTTAAGTCGTCGATTTATTGTACCTAATACATAACATAGTACAATTAAATCACGAATCGATGAACAAAGAAAAGGCAAAATCCATCCCGGCAAGAAACAACCGGCGTTTTTCATGCCAAGTCCGTGATCAGGCAGGCATGTTCGATATCAAAAAAGGAGACAGGCAACATGTTCGCCTATGTAGGGTCGCGTACCACCAGGGAAAGAAACGCGCGCGGCGAAGGCATCAGCGTCTTCGATGTCCAGTCCGATGGACGCCTGGAGCAGATCCAGATATTTTCAGGAGGCCCGGCAAATCCATCCTATCTCGCCCTGAATCGCTTGGGCGACCGGCTGTACGCCACCCATGGCGATCAGCAAGAAGCAAGCTCCTTCATGGTGCAAGCCAATGGTCGGCTGGAATTGTTGAATACAGTCCGATTTACAGGAAAGAACCCTGTGCATCTGGCCTTGGATGCACAAGAGCGATGGCTTGTGGTTTCCGTACACCTGGCCGGCAAAGTCATAGTCCTGCCCATCCTGGCCGACGGGCGGCTAGGGGAAGTCCACGCATCGGCCAGGACTTTCGGCGATCCCGGGCCTCATCGGATTGAGCAGCCGTTTGCAAAGCCGCACTTCAACTTGTTCGATCCATCCGGCAGGTTTGTCATCGTTCCCGACAAGGGCGTCGACCGCGTGTTCAGCTTTCGATTCGACGACGGCGAGCTGCGCCCGGCCCAACAGCCATACACGCAGGCGCGAGAGGGAGCCGGGCCGAGAACTGCCGTATTTCATCCAGTAGGACGTCATGCCTACGTGGTGAATGAACTGGACAGCACGATAACGTCTTATGCGTTCGACGATGCTTCAGGAATGCTCACGCCGACCTCCATTTTCTCGACCCTCTCGTCCAACTTTACCGGAAACAACAGGGCAGCGGGAATTCAGATCAACCGCGACGGCACACGCTTGTATGCATCCAACAGGGGGAATGACAGCATTGCATTGTTCCAGCTCGACGCTTCGGGAGTTCCACATTTCCTTGAGACCATACCCAGTGGAGGCCGCACGCCACGCTTTTTTACGCTGTCACCCGATGAAAAGACGCTTTACGCGCTCAACGAAGGTAGCGACAGCATCGTCGCGTTTTCTGTAGACCCGGACTCGGGCAGGCTAAGCCTGACAAATCAGGTGACTTCATGCGGTAGCCCGGTTTGCATGGTGTTTAACCATAGCGAGAGATGAACGCAGGCCATGACAGGCCCAGTCATCACCCGTTTTTCATTGCTTAACCAAGGTCAGTCCGGCGCCTTCCTTTGTTTGGCGCCATTAAGATGCTCTCGTAAAAAGTGAGAGGCTTCCATGCGCTCGCCACGACGCAGCAGGTCGATGAGCGTCAAGTGCTCTGTACATTGGCGCGTCATGTGATCATGATCAAACTTTGACCGATACTCCACCAATCGGCGCAACTGGTTTACCTTTTTTAGCGCATCCAGCAAAAGATGATTGTGCGCGCCTTCGATGATGGTTTCGTGCAGATGGACGCCTGGCCTGAACAACTCTGATCGAGCCCATTTCTCAATGCCGCCGGACAGCAGCTCCATCTGTTCGCGATAGCACTTGTCCAGTTCTGCCAAATTGACCGAATACCCGGGTTCAAGCAGTGCCGCGGGCTCAATGATCATGCGAAAACGATAGGTCTCGCGGTAAGACTCCGGCGTATTCAGCACGTACTGGAACATCCAGCCACGTCCAGGCTTGCGTTCGATCATGCCCTCGCGAGACATGCGATGAAGAATGCGCTGAATCCTCTGCCGATTGGCGTCGTAGCGCTGCATCAGATCGACTTCCGCAATCTCCCCGCCGAGCTTTCCCGCCAATCGATCCTCGACGATCGCCATGTAGAGAGTTTCGTCGGAGTCCTCTCGTTCCGGTACCGCCAAAGCACCCAACTCGGCGAAAGATTTTGCGACCTGGAACCCCTTGTTCGGCTCGGAACGGACAACGCCGGCTGTCTCCAAAAACTGCAGCGCTTTGCGCACCGGTGAGCGCGATACCCCAAGCTCATCGACAAGGCGCTGCTCCGTTAGCCGGTAGCCAGCCTCGAAACCTTCTCGCCGAATCATGGCGACAATCTGGTTGGCCAGGGACGGAACGAGAGCACTGATGTTATGGGGAAGTTGGGCCGTTTTCATTGGCATAGTCAAACCAGGCCGCAAGAACAGTACGCCTCGCAATGATGCGCTTTGCACAAAGGCACTACCACGATGCGTGAAATGCGGCCGTTAGCTCCTTAATCACGTCATCATACAATGGGGGCTGGTCTATGGGCGGGCCAGAACCATAAATTGTACTTATTTCATATTGTGGTACAAATAAACCAATTTATAGTGTCAATAGCAGGAGACCAGACATGACACGCATCGCCCTCATCCATGCCGTCTACGCGGCGATCGATCCTGTCACCAAGGCGTTCGGCTCATTGTGGCCGCAAGCCAGCCTTCACCATCTCATCGACGACGGCCTTCCA is a genomic window containing:
- a CDS encoding transposase — translated: MELPKGSRFHTKMEMLSRRAYGFRNFENYRMRVLAQCGWNGVINRV
- a CDS encoding DUF2726 domain-containing protein encodes the protein MTPTAENLRTLLEARDIDGFLTALDAYRQQHLGEPEVTALTQRVFPPLLRTAFQEERLLPATLVRLYRMVRSGRLVLVEDDLLVAINSRINGAIREAEPATDAPVPPLVTGEDVRPKAVQWSPPSAPSGQPLAVTEMKRIAVVNTFTFGSWAAADAFDFRRNACASQQEREFLHAVRQFFPSLQAYPNMPLKNFIDIGKLEATVPARVRKYAWLAQVDVLLCTTDEDPVAGIELDSLHHDTEEAIARDEMKNMLFGLAGLHLVRIRADDERAVRAEDFYDLLMAESKTLDALRPRRLRPRRTHDFLVPAESATCTAPANMARR
- a CDS encoding ATPase codes for the protein MACGSPYDTGNILLDKRLRQSMVRHTVTGWGLCPEHGRMFEEGFIALVECGPQRSGVPSLGRIDPEQAYRTGWLAHLRREVFAKVFNVPISAQQPFVFVEPEVIDHLQAMIEPAAD
- a CDS encoding ATP-binding protein produces the protein MKNIGDEFSKTPLDAFGLIAKEGRKYSFTCVLATQRPRDIPEDVLSQMGMFIVHRLINGRDRNVVEKACGNLDASAAAFLPTLGQGEAIVVGVDSPMPLPVVIRRPTTPPPSLEELITRTSEMHNWHKCGLAYWIKNSLRELLIPTVNASSMFGASISPSTGLSAIGSVSSGTSWPAFSPAWFPDLRPGRWWISRRCHRATTSHVDSQGSIVANPKAISPSESDIR
- a CDS encoding Ldh family oxidoreductase, encoding MSAHILVNSHALEHFVHDVYADAGLSDTDAALIAKSLVQADLWNHQSHGVLRMPWYWERLRRGSMSQSTRIEVVRSKGAVAVLDAQDGVGQVVAKHAMDLAIEKAKAHGVAAVTVRNSNHFGTLMYYTRMATEAGCIAFLTSNGGPAMAPWGGAKRKIIGTNPWSIAAPAAGRPPIMLDMANTGVARGKIYLARQRREPIPLGWALDADGAPTTDPEAAINGIILPMAHHKGYAIAALMDVLAGVLSGAQFLSGVNGPYHYDKRSGVGHFLTVYDIEAFMDRAEFDARMERFITEIKAQPLAQGFDEIFYPGEMEALAAERHLREGLRLPEDTWSDLAEVAREVGLMGVLDKCQGATSGRAVE
- a CDS encoding hydroxypyruvate isomerase family protein, which translates into the protein MKLCAHLGYQFTEYQGLERLKMAANAGFEAVEWPAIYGFDAHELAARTRELGLRWVQVTLPTGDGAKGEKGLAALPGRQDEYLRGLESAVLYAKALGATMIHPMAGAGVSLSDAATMDVYLRNLELALEMASANGLSVLIEVISAATVPGYAMCTYDLAAQVRERLPEVRLLLDAYHAQILTGDPPSLVRNWAGRVGHVQIADAPGRNEPGTGHIDFGAFFGALKESGYDGWVGCEYKPLGRTHDGLPRLDALRPLL
- a CDS encoding tripartite tricarboxylate transporter substrate binding protein, translating into MRNLTRRAALALMGSSAIATLLPARAETRWPSRAVTIIVGYPPGGGADLMARLVGPEMSASLGQSVITDNRPGVAGQIAASAVARSAPDGYTVLIDASSFAINLALYPKLPYSSRSFETVGVIARVPLVLVVHPAFPAKSVAELIKVAKAKPQTMFYASSGAGSLMHIATSMFMKSSGITMTHVPYRGAGPAFVDVIAGQVPVYLCNAAAALPHVKAGKLRALAVTSAERSAAFPDVPTLAESGIKGVEVYEWNGMHAPAGTPADVLDRISAALQRAVSDPDVRQRLASVAAVPFSGGRADAARFVDAEIERFSKAIKALDIKVQA
- a CDS encoding lactonase family protein; protein product: MFAYVGSRTTRERNARGEGISVFDVQSDGRLEQIQIFSGGPANPSYLALNRLGDRLYATHGDQQEASSFMVQANGRLELLNTVRFTGKNPVHLALDAQERWLVVSVHLAGKVIVLPILADGRLGEVHASARTFGDPGPHRIEQPFAKPHFNLFDPSGRFVIVPDKGVDRVFSFRFDDGELRPAQQPYTQAREGAGPRTAVFHPVGRHAYVVNELDSTITSYAFDDASGMLTPTSIFSTLSSNFTGNNRAAGIQINRDGTRLYASNRGNDSIALFQLDASGVPHFLETIPSGGRTPRFFTLSPDEKTLYALNEGSDSIVAFSVDPDSGRLSLTNQVTSCGSPVCMVFNHSER
- a CDS encoding GntR family transcriptional regulator, with product MKTAQLPHNISALVPSLANQIVAMIRREGFEAGYRLTEQRLVDELGVSRSPVRKALQFLETAGVVRSEPNKGFQVAKSFAELGALAVPEREDSDETLYMAIVEDRLAGKLGGEIAEVDLMQRYDANRQRIQRILHRMSREGMIERKPGRGWMFQYVLNTPESYRETYRFRMIIEPAALLEPGYSVNLAELDKCYREQMELLSGGIEKWARSELFRPGVHLHETIIEGAHNHLLLDALKKVNQLRRLVEYRSKFDHDHMTRQCTEHLTLIDLLRRGERMEASHFLREHLNGAKQRKAPD